The following are from one region of the Sphingomonas sp. J315 genome:
- a CDS encoding YbjN domain-containing protein: MRRVYLAVAMPFFAASATPAMAEDKEPCAAEMVCASNPRSVVEAFREAGLKAKLVLDSEGDPLIESAASGYNFDTFFYGCVETNACDSLQFRVTFIKEPENTVELANKWNARKRFSHMYVTDEGQLIVNFDVTTVGGLNKKNFGDVLATWESVLGELGKFFDEHIPAKPAAKKEG, encoded by the coding sequence ATGCGTCGTGTTTATCTGGCTGTAGCCATGCCCTTTTTCGCTGCCAGCGCGACGCCGGCGATGGCGGAGGACAAGGAGCCATGCGCCGCGGAGATGGTGTGTGCGAGCAATCCCAGATCGGTGGTCGAGGCGTTTCGCGAGGCGGGGCTGAAGGCCAAGCTGGTGTTGGACAGCGAGGGCGATCCGCTGATCGAAAGCGCCGCGTCGGGGTATAATTTCGACACGTTCTTCTACGGCTGCGTCGAGACGAATGCGTGCGACTCGCTCCAGTTCCGTGTGACATTCATCAAGGAGCCGGAGAACACGGTTGAACTGGCAAACAAATGGAACGCCAGGAAGCGGTTCTCGCACATGTACGTGACCGACGAGGGGCAACTGATCGTCAATTTCGACGTCACCACCGTCGGGGGCCTGAACAAGAAGAATTTCGGCGATGTGCTCGCCACCTGGGAGTCGGTGCTGGGCGAGCTTGGCAAATTTTTCGACGAGCATATCCCGGCCAAGCCGGCGGCGAAGAAGGAAGGCTGA
- a CDS encoding PA0069 family radical SAM protein — MAAPRPVRGATHNRESTRFALPTREADGDWLDAREDIDGEAPPLRTTVTVEHPRTILSRNQSPDIPFDRSVNPYRGCEHGCIYCFARPTHAWHDLSPGLDFETKLFAKPDAPALLRAALAKRGYVCQPIAFGTNTDPYQPIEATWQITRGCIELLAQCNHPITITTKSHRVTRDIDLLGPMAAKGLAAVMLSITSLDPKVAMTVEPRAPHPERRLAAVAKLRAAGIPTFVSLSPVIPAITDHEIEHIMERAAEAGALGCFFLPVRLPHEVAPLFRAWLDEHFPDRAAKVMATIQSIRSGRDNDPNFHSRMRGQGPWADLLRTRFRIAAKRYGLDQPFPPLRRDLFRPPTGDQGELF; from the coding sequence ATGGCCGCCCCCCGCCCCGTTCGCGGCGCGACGCATAATCGCGAAAGCACCCGTTTCGCGCTCCCGACGCGTGAGGCCGATGGCGATTGGCTCGACGCGCGCGAGGATATCGACGGCGAGGCACCGCCGCTGCGCACCACTGTGACCGTCGAGCATCCGCGCACGATCCTCAGCCGCAACCAGTCGCCCGACATTCCCTTTGACCGTTCGGTGAACCCGTATCGCGGGTGCGAGCATGGCTGCATCTATTGCTTCGCGCGCCCGACCCACGCTTGGCACGACCTGTCGCCGGGCCTGGATTTCGAGACGAAGCTGTTCGCCAAGCCCGACGCCCCCGCCCTGCTCCGCGCCGCCCTCGCCAAGCGCGGCTATGTCTGTCAGCCGATCGCGTTCGGTACCAATACCGACCCTTATCAGCCGATCGAGGCGACCTGGCAGATCACGCGCGGCTGCATCGAACTGCTGGCCCAGTGCAACCACCCGATTACTATCACCACCAAGTCACATCGGGTGACCCGCGACATCGACCTGCTGGGGCCGATGGCGGCCAAGGGGCTGGCAGCGGTGATGCTGTCGATCACCTCGCTCGACCCCAAGGTCGCGATGACCGTCGAGCCGCGCGCACCGCACCCCGAACGCCGCCTCGCCGCAGTGGCAAAGCTGCGCGCGGCGGGCATCCCCACCTTCGTCTCGCTCTCCCCCGTCATACCGGCGATCACCGACCATGAGATCGAACACATCATGGAGCGCGCGGCGGAGGCGGGTGCGCTCGGCTGCTTCTTCCTGCCTGTCCGCCTGCCGCATGAGGTCGCACCGCTGTTCCGCGCCTGGCTCGACGAACATTTCCCCGACCGCGCGGCCAAGGTCATGGCAACGATCCAGTCGATCCGGAGCGGGCGCGACAACGATCCGAACTTCCACAGCCGGATGCGTGGCCAAGGGCCTTGGGCCGATCTGCTCCGCACCCGATTCAGGATCGCGGCGAAGCGGTACGGACTCGATCAGCCCTTTCCCCCGCTCCGCCGCGACCTGTTTCGTCCGCCGACCGGGGATCAGGGTGAGTTGTTCTGA